In Neospora caninum Liverpool complete genome, chromosome II, the following are encoded in one genomic region:
- a CDS encoding proteophosphoglycan ppg4, related, with protein MLPVATPSLQKLRRACDVAKDVARSRESAAEHVPDDPARLSQERKSKDKDEDLSPPGSDTAASTGVFSDSASVEEAREQFSPTTLALQAGHELSDQESTSVEQDKSPSETKKLCVLKGAWTEGDSAELVDDTPRARAGTAFERNDCFVVKDKAAAHAATGAETPAEGCRIVQRVGGETRVSSGGAAHANEANDLEKKFPDSKTATDATQFGPEVHGVQKSMQSPGVETVEGSVPRARGGEQRLVDCQDSVKARHASGTETVGSPEVSREEEEDGGTSAERPSAEMEQTKEADARQARRPNAAVEPGVREEKEPRTLPENAAEPAGRALSAQVLNRECSTHAGNGNQRLRPRLVLRRTGEDGSPTGLQEGSGEATPRAASSPGSRLVRTSSIDEDVFVSVVAAEAATAAAIELQSVDLSHPALSTPRSAGGGIDGRDRHCCGSASPESTCPGSGEDGDSLAVGTGAENVQREAPCSLSVAGSSDSRKRQYPGCTNASETVSRPQSTPGAASPANGLQAGKRSHPETSTGEAWREEALQACFPARHCSCAPRPRVCGCSAHAVKCGSPSSTKEWRTGGCPKEAAACGWGSAATFWGREGTSAQGDSLAVHCPGLSGPGCGAPSRGGARPLERSDQIAWGCWRGERDGFHSAAGGGRFSSWMRAAAEASCSGGGRGRLGDSDRAHGVFAGGDAVEKAYAACARRPELAGAVNGPLSGSSRAAFSTCRANPRSPQVPRATQGRPFRLGPRETAAAAVALADACEDTFLFLGWIPEKQGSKQAKAESATPERAWKNAFHPGAVDGERRGGNRDAWESRVGADFQHGDATDRGVAAGSGNGTLLESWPRTVLESLLETLRGQADERARGRASETPTSPGARSDTDRVLGPSRVSTMDSPLGSANEQSVQASLELHKLLGQSRSPQEETGCPLRTGSAHDRTATGSLEAATGSTDGFGVGSWAKSCYDGRGDAVFQDGPGRVETVTALSRSGDGAEPSMWGPGGVGASRPELHGPRPGARQVRTDEGGAQRAALQTRETNVKKGVRGQPSLQSAQTGCAPIRSLAEARVASLNARLSSPFPSRTVVRRQAHLESVPGLAKPASAGKTSGNQVPESFDSRVAKGGKGPGSLVRARSGGSRRSPSVAPNSRNGHRRAKETSRREKHPDEPGRRSSGSAGTYQRGAIHSGHAPSAPDATQRQLDALHAAAAAVLRSRIEGQKKGQLNGGRSARHSLRTSSAERAGTNSPPSAVSSEGCAAEEDSPARPRSGSQLASEAGQAARVEGHRESSTVPGSSAKGKGLYLPLANESRVGDTDERRSGFMHAPSRGAWRQRHSRMERGQGLPEPNAWSKSSAAGAEKPPLCSPIQAAVLAKEFARNARLGDPRGWKKTERSEAGVNLSSLECLIAGMLPHGGYAGGGEERAAEQVLQACTGNPVPRNKRTVSGALPDAAAAAAAAAAAGKSGVADGAFGGSGQESKENGVDEEHMRKRRKLQFLLGIPCGIKDIEEALQWREPDRLAAGSAPVSAPSGDVSEVEPSKSVDARVLDRTLEGPDDPEEMRGQSVEPPAKQQSGEATPSEVNEQRCVSHVSGREPVLCSSTEPPPPLSLSADPRQVPATELYSHRAHACGAGSLQVGKHEGERSAVFGDPGGTPSGATQAGVESVEAGARVAGVEVRDQKGGEEARVGVVGFSNDLSLLPEESEPTLVSGHDMSAADALSGIVEPTGNAEDGAEADGKPGAGPAWGRGSVLSRVGSGATSLSSLRRFSSRSTVCTAGSFSRASSTTTSTYDLSPVASRILSGWSGSITCPEKGGDCGEASLLASDVSSLLGGAAETSPASEGTPDGRAVGAHPPLTIDLSGSKTMCLEGALSDAGGNVEDEEAGEKTCGSEDSRTTAACVELMIEMFQAVGEEAVVAAAASFLERAETDDLGSQWEEAEDREAGSQWMQAPGESRTSQQDVSVRM; from the exons ATGCTGCCGGTCGCAACGCCCAGTCTGCAGAAACTACGTCGCGCTTGCGATGTCGCGAAAGATGTGGCGCGCAGTCGGGAGTCTGCGGCGGAGCACGTGCCCGACGACcccgctcgtctctcccagGAGCGAAAGTcgaaagacaaagacgaggacCTCTCGCCTCCAGGCAGCGACACCGCAGCCTCCACCGGCGTATTCTCGGACAGCGCGTCcgtggaggaggcgcgggagcAGTTTTCGCCGACAACCCTCGCGCTCCAGGCAGGCCATGAACTGAGTGACCAGGAAAGCACTTCTGTCGAGCAAGACAAGTCgccgagcgagacgaagaagctgtGCGTGCTGAAAGGCGCGTGGaccgagggagacagcgcagagcTCGTCGACGATACACCCAGGGCGAGGGCCGGAACGGCATTCGAGCGGAACGACTGTTTCGTGGTGAAAGACAAAgcagcagcgcatgcagcgactgGGGCCGAAACCCCAGCGGAAGGATGTCGCATTGTTCAGAGGGTcggcggagaaacgcgggtTTCCTCGGGGGGTGCGGCGCACGCGAATGAAGCAAACGACCTGGAGAAGAAGTTCCCGGACTCAAAAACAGCGACTGACGCCACGCAGTTTGGACCCGAGGTTCATGGTGTTCAAAAATCAATGCAGAGCCCAGGTGTGGAAACGGTGGAGGGGAGCGTGCCGCGAGCTCGCGGGGGAGAACAGCGTCTCGTGGATTGCCAAGACTCAGTGAAAGCGAGGCACGCCTCGGGAACAGAGACGGTAGGAAGCCCCGAGGTgtccagagaagaggaggaagacggggggACGTCCGCGGAAAGGCCGTCGGCGGAAATGGAGCAAACGAAGGAGGCAGatgcgaggcaggcgcggagGCCAAACGCGGCGGTCGAGCCTGGAGTtcgtgaagagaaagaaccgCGCACCCTTCcagagaacgcggcggaGCCGGCAGGGCGTGCACTCTCCGCGCAGGTGCTGAATCGAGAGTgctcgacgcatgcagggaaCGGGAACCAGCGGCTCAGACCGCGCCTCGTCTTACGGCGAAccggagaggacgggagTCCGACAGGTCTGCAAGAAGGATCCGGGGAAGCCACGCCTCGCGCTGCGTCATCGCCGGGGTCGCGCCTCGTTCGG aCATCAAGCATTGACGAGGACGTTTTCGTCTCAGTCGTGGCGGCTGAGGCGGCCACGGCGGCCGCGATCGAGCTCCAAAGCGTCGATCTTTCCCATCCTGCTCTGTCGACTCCGCGCTCTGCGGGCGGCGGCATCGACGGCAGAGACCGCCACTGCTGtggctcggcgtctccggagTCCACGTGTCCCGGctcgggagaagacggcgacagtTTGGCTGTCGGTACAGGTGCCGAGAACGTTCAACGGGAAGCGCCCTGTTCTCTGTCGGTTGCGGGTTCTTCGGATTCACGCAAGCGCCAGTACCCAGGGTGCACGAACGCGTCGGAGACCGTGTCGCGCCCGCAGTCGACGccaggcgccgcctcgccggcgaACGGCCTGCaagcggggaagaggagtCATCCGGAGACCTCCACGGGCGAGgcctggagagaggaagcactCCAGGCTTGCTTCCCGGCGCGACACTGCTCCTGTGCGCCCCGACCGAGAGTGTGTGGATGCAGCGCGCATGCGGTCAAGTGCGGCTCGCCGTCGAGCACCAAAGAGTGGAGAACGGGAGGATGCCCgaaggaggcagcggcgtgTGGCTGGGGGAGTGCCGCGACTTTTTGGGGACGCGAGGGGACGAGCGCGCAGGGGGACTCGCTGGCTGTGCACTGCCCGGGGCTGAGCGGGCCAGGGTGTGGGGCGCCGAGCAGAGGCGGGGCGCGGccgctggagagaagcgaccAGATCGCTTGGGGCTGCTGGAGGGGCGAGCGTGATGGGTTTCACAGTGCCGCAGGCGGCGGTCGGTTCTCCAGTTGGATGCGTGCtgcagcagaggcgagcTGCTCGGGCGGCGGGCGGGGAAGGCTCGGTGACTCGGACCGTGCTCACGGCGTGTTCGCTGGCGGCGACGCGGTGGAGAAGGCGTACGCAGCTTGCGCGCGCAGACCCGAGCTCGCAGGCGCCGTGAACGGGCCCTTGAGCGGTTCGAGTCGCGCGGCTTTTTCGACGTGTCGGGCGAACCCTCGCTCGCCGCAGGTGccgcgcgcgacgcagggacgtccctttcgtctcggcccgcgggagacggcggcggctgctgtCGCCCTGGCGGACGCGTGCGAAGAcactttccttttcctgggGTGGATTCCCGAGAAGCAAGGCAGCAagcaggcgaaggcagagagtgCGACGCCGGAGCGGGCTTGGAAGAACGCGTTCCACCCAGGCGCagtggacggcgagaggcgcggcggaaaTCGCGACGCATGGGAGAGTCGCGTCGGAGCGGACTTCCAGCACGGAGACGCTACCGACAGGGGCGTGGCGGCTGGCAGCGGGAACGGAACGCTTCTCGAGTCGTGGCCGCGGACGGTTCTGGAGTCCCTGCTTGAGACGCTCCGCGGCcaggcagacgagagagctCGCGGCAGAGCCTCAGAGACTCCGACGTCGCCGGGGGCGCGGTCAGACACAGACCGTGTCCTGGGGCCGTCGAGAGTGTCGACGATGGACAGTCCGCTGGGAAGCGCGAACGAACAGTCAGTGCAGGCGAGCCTGGAACTCCATAAATTGCTCGGGCAGTCCAGGTCGCCtcaagaagagacgggcTGTCCACTGCGAACGGGCTCCGCACACGACAGGACGGCGACAGGAAGTCTCGAAGCGGCGACCGGCAGCACCGACGGCTTCGGCGTAGGGTCGTGGGCAAAGTCGTGCTACGACGGCAGGGGGGACGCAGTTTTCCAAGACGGTCCAGGACGCGTGGAGACAGTCACAGCCCTGTCCCGGTCGGGTGATGGTGCAGAGCCAAGCATGTGGGGTCccggcggcgtcggcgcctctcgcccaGAGCTGCACGGCCCCAGGCCGGGGGCGAGGCAGGTCCGAAccgacgagggcggcgcgcagagagcggcgctgcagactcgagagacgaacgTGAAAAAGGGTGTGCGGGGGCAGCCGTCGCTGCAGTCCGCCCAGACTGGCTGCGCTCCGATTCGCTCGCTGGCGGAAGCCCGAGTCGCTTCTTTGAACGCGCGCctgtcttcgccgtttccctccAGGACGGTGGTTCGGCGGCAGGCGCATCTGGAGAGCGTTCCCGGCCTTGCAAAGCCCGCGAGCGCAGGGAAGACCAGCGGCAACCAAGTCCCCGAGTCTTTCGACAGTCGAGTGGCGAAAGGCGGGAAAGGTCCAGGCAGTTTGGTGCGTGCGCGGTCGGGGGGTTCACGCCGGAGCCCGTCTGTGGCGCCGAACTCGCGAAACGGCCACCGCAGGGCGAAAGAGACTTCGCGGCGCGAAAAGCATCCCGACGAACCAGGAAGGCGATCTTCCGGCTCCGCGGGGACCTACCAGCGTGGGGCGATCCACAGCGGGCACGCGCCGTCTGCGCCCGACGCCACTCAACGACAGCTCGACGCGTTGCatgcggcggctgcagccgttCTCCGGAGTCGCATCGAAGgccagaagaaaggccaGCTGAATGGTGGCCGATCCGCGCGCCACTCGCTGCGGACGTCTTCGGCCGAGCGAGCGGGGACGAACTCCCCACCCTCGGCGGTCTCGAGCGAAGGCTGCGcggccgaggaagacagtcccgcgaggccgcggagcGGTTCACAACTCGCGTCCGAAGCGGGTCAGGCCGCGCGTGTTgaaggacacagagagagttCGACGGTGCCGGGATCGTCGGCGAAAGGCAAAGGGCTGTATCTGCCCCTGGCGAACGAATCGCGAGTTGGCGACACGGACGAAAGGCGGTCGGGCTTCATGCACGCCCCGTCACGAGGCGCctggcgacagagacactccAGGATGGAGCGCGGCCAAGGGCTTCCAGAGCCAAACGCGTGGAGCAAGAGCTCGGCGGCTGGGGCCGAGAaaccgcctctctgctcgccgaTTCAAGCAGCGGTTCTGGCCAAGGAATTTGCGAGAAACGCCCGCCTGGGAGATCCCCGCGggtggaagaagacggaacgCAGCGAAGCCGGAGTGAACCTCTCTTCCCTTGAGTGCCTGATAGCAGGCATGCTTCCCCACGGAGGGTATGCGGGCgggggagaggaacgcgcggCGGAACAGGTGTTACAGGCCTGCACAGGGAATCCAGTGCCCAGGAATAAACGCACGGTGTCAGGAGCTCTGCCTgacgcggcggctgcggcggctgcggcggctgcggcagGGAAATCTGGCGTGGCTGACGGCGCGTTCGGAGGAAGTGGACAGGAGAGCAAGGAGAACGGGGTCGACGAGGAGCACATGCGGAAACGACGGAAGCTCCAGTTCCTACTGGGCATTCCCTGCGGCATAAAAGACATCGAAGAAGCACTGCAGTGGCGCGAACCGGATCGGTTGGCGGCAGGTTCCGCGCCGGTGTCTGCGCCGAGTGGAGACGTCTCGGAAGTCGAGCCTTCCAAATCAGTGGATGCACGCGTTCTGGACCGGACTCTGGAAGGGCCGGACGACCCAGAGGAAATGCGTGGACAGTCTGTGGAACCCCCCGCCAAGCAGCAGtccggcgaggcgacgccttCGGAGGTGAACGAGCAGCGTTGCGTGAGTCACGTGTCCGGCCGGGAACCCGTTTTGTGTTCTTCGACCGAACCGCCACCGCCTCTTTCGTTGTCTGCAGATCCGCGGCAAGTTCCGGCGACCGAGTTGTATTCACACAGGGCGCATGCGTGCGGCGCGGGGAGCCTTCAGGTGGGCAAGCACGAGGGCGAGCGGAGCGCCGTCTTTGGTGACCCAGGGGGAACTCCCTCAGGCGCAACGCAGGCTGGCGTCGAGTCGGTCGAGGCAGGGGCGCGCGTCGCAGGTGTGGAGGTTCGAGACCAAaagggcggagaagaagcccgAGTGGGAGTCGTGGGTTTTTCAAACGACTTGTCGCTTCTGCCTGAGGAGAGCGAACCGACGCTCGTGTCAGGCCATGATATGAGTGCAGCCGATGCTTTGAGCGGAATCGTGGAGCCCACAGGGAACGCGGAAGATGGCGCCGAAGCAGACGGGAAACCTGGCGCAGGGCCCGCGTGGGGGCGCGGCTCAGTGCTGTCGCGAGTGGGGTCGGGTGCGacgtctctgtcgtctctccggcgtttCTCGAGCCGATCGACTGTGTGCACAGCTGGATCGTTCTCTCGGGCCTCGTCGACAACGACGTCTACCTACGATTTGTCTCCCGTCGCGAGCCGGATCTTGTCAGGGTGGTCCGGGAGCATCACTTGcccagagaaaggcggcgacTGCGGAGAGGCGTCACTTCTGGCCTCCGATgtctcgtcgcttctcggcgGGGCTGCGGAGACGTCTCCGGCATCCGAGGGAACTCCGGATGGGAGGGCGGTCGGTGCTCATCCGCCGCTGACAATCGATTTGAGTGGGAGCAAGACGATGTGCTTGGAGGGTGCGCTTAGCGATGCAGGTGGAAACGttgaggacgaggaggcgggggagaagacgtGCGGCAGTGAAGACTCGCGCACGACTGCAGCATGCGTCGAGTTGATGATTGAAATGTTTCAAGCGGTCGGCGAAGAGGCAGTTGTagccgccgccgcgtcttTTTTGGAAAGGGCCGAGACAGATGACCTCGGATCGCAgtgggaagaggcggaggacaGGGAGGCTGGTTCTCAGTGGATGCAGGCGCCTGGCGAGAGCCGAACTTCCCAGCAAGATGTGTCAGTGCGCATGTGA